Within Quercus lobata isolate SW786 chromosome 5, ValleyOak3.0 Primary Assembly, whole genome shotgun sequence, the genomic segment cctatgatgtaagtgcatttatcctgtaatgtggagaggttgagtaaaaaactcttaatgaaatttgtagctcgtatgagtggggtgtcagaattgcaggagcacccttgacaaatttcacctatgtgagtgtgggggtggggccgctccctatgagatttggacttaatctcaaatacacccatgaaactgggatcagcacatggccgtaaagtgctagctataaaagctcatgtcaacacctgggttgttatgtgtaagcagtgatgtttaatttccctaaagcagtcctagttcaagtcggagaccactacgactctggagttgagatcgctgttttactaagtgaaggttcaatgcagagcacaccttcatgatgcatagtgacccatctttgcctggtaatctctctttaactaaaatttaatattaaaatgagtgggggattgttggaacattttaatattaaataattaaaatgagtaaatgttataaaataaatgtaaagatgtggagtgaatatggaagatgaagagttgtgaaaaatgtttaatcccacattgaaaaggagagagacttttttattctttttaattgtggtgattaatgggctaatatgaattgtctcagatattgggctagatacatgcgcaagggggaggtgaagagtggaggtatcaaaaatggaaatgaatcagccccttggatcctcctacttgacagtccattcagaataattaccatatccgttggtgagtaaatggcccgaattaatactccatttttattatggacaatgaagagccattaacccacttaatggactaTCCGTTTGGGCCTATTCATTCTTCAGAAACTCCTCATCTCACCATTAATAGTGTAACTCCAGCCCAtcagattaatatccaacaattaatcttgtaacacccattacatcagaataattggacctaattaattagaataaattgggtagtaatttcgtaaggcccattgagcctataaatagactcattcagaccCAATCCAAGTTACTGCAATTCACaatacacactaaaaaaatagagagattattggcaaggaagggtgttctttctggtggagctttgggcttgaacactttgtgcagaggttgttctagccatacaacacttgttgggctgttgtatcctgggggagacaagtcagagaaggtctgcaccggttacaagagttagccaaccaagggcttgaatctccttaaagagagcgagtgccgcgcctcagtccaaatagtgttgtgtatttcctttctttatattaataatattcagaagtactattcagtttctctttatgtattatttccattattattgtgtttgcaccaacaggTTCCATATATTTCACTAAACACAAAGATATTATTGAAGCAATATGGTGATTTGGTGTCACAAACACAGTCTTCATGATACATAGGTTAAAATGTACAGGCAATTGAAGTAAATAAACATTACCTATCAAAAGAATTTGGCAAAAGTCCATTCAAATTCAATAATTGCATATAATATTTATACTGAATCTTCTGCAAAAACATAGGGATTTAAACAATGACCTGTGACAGAAGAAGGGAATTGCATCAGCATCacaatttttctaaaaacaaaacataggTTATATGTCTTGCTTCATTTCAGTTGCTTCATCCCTGAATAAAAACGAAGAggagaaattgcaaaaaaaaaaaaaaatggaaagaaagacttaataaggagagagaaaaagagacataaaaaatattaaatgaggAGAGAGCTAATGAAGAGACTATTAATTAGGTAAGAATTTAATATTGTAATTGATAAtggtgttttgtttttatccGTTAGATCTCTTATAAATTTACGGcctaaaaaatgtgtaacttttatggagttacacctggtgtaacttgaacccatctatatatatatatatatatatatataaagcaattttataatcaaatttaatgACCTTGCTAAAGACACCAAATTTTTCACAAGAAAGTTCGCTAACTTTTTCACACACTCTGCTTACTAGGTTCCACCACAACACAAATAAAAGcttgattgtgaaattttcgaTGTAATAGTATGTGAACACATACTTACGATAAATTCAAACACCTTGTTACATTGACTTATCAAACACAAATAGCATTATCATttccacattaaaaaaattcaacattgCTTAGTATTTGAATAGAATGGAATAAAAGCATGTATGGAGAATGATTTTGATAAGTTGGAATggaaatttattattgttatttatgcTTGAAAGTTTAGGAATTAAGGCTACATTCATCATCTAGATCAGGCAGTGTATGTCCACAATCTCTTCTCCATCCTTGTGAATAAAGGGCCAGTGGAATTTATTTAAACTATTAAGATGTCTCAGACAAAGAGGAATTGAGATCGCAATATCCTAAGTATTGCACCATGTGCAATTACTTTTAATAATTGAGATTGAgagttaaaaaagtaatttccaaTTTCAGCcattaattaaatcaataaaaagttgaaaaaaaaaagtgaagaagtaaaaaaatttgtgagtgGAATGGAAGTAATTGCACCTAGATATTGCACTTGATTTCAATTCGACAATGAGACCcattttcgtaattttcttgttCATTGTTgcctcaaaactcaaaagcccTGAATCAATCACACATGGATTGATATATATGCTACAAATCGTTTGATGAGCTACAAGTATGTTGACATTGGGCTTTTTCTACCAACACATCAAATTCTTATTACATTTTCACAAGTTGTGGTGTCAACCCACCATAGGccatatataaaaatgaaataaaataaaataaaaatattatacttaGACCCACCACAATTCAAAACAAGAGTATCATAAAATGTTGTGAGATTTTGTTGTGCCTTAAACTTTGtcacaataaaattattaacataaaTTGATTTAACTAAAACTTTAttactaaattttgaaaatttgcttAAACCACTCTTTTCTTGCCCTCTCTCTCCTTCCATCCAAACataaggaaaataataaaatcttaaagaaatttaaatgggttattatatattttttaagtttaataaaatttttcttttaaaaaaaaggttaataaaattttaatcttaCACCACGGCCTTTAGTCACGTAATTTGAAGTAAATTTTCCTCtttcagttttatataatattttattagtactaatactaattataattatattatttcctCTGAGCACTCATGGGGGCGCATGCTTAGAGGCTCTtccatttttttgataaaagttaataatttgcatttattataatttagaaatatttttttttcaaacaaataaaaatgataaattttagagataagtaataattgtaatttattttttgaatgtaaaaggaaaaaaaattataaattttaggaattctcttttttaatacaaaatgaaatttgttatatgacatttatgaccctaattttaaataaagttacCATTTATTAATGagagtatttttgaaccacataaaagtttagttgaaaaagatgaaacctctttttatatatatatatagatagataatatttttcttaatttttaatttttatatatattttttgctgtaattaaaaaaaaaagttcattttgttaacttaaaaaataagccgGCATTGGcattgtatttttataaatgCTCTCCCGCCCCTGACCCTTGGCGGGAACTCTGTATCTCTCTCTGAAAATGCAAAGCAAAGCGCGCAATATCTTGTTTTACTAAGTACCAATAcccacttctcaaaaaaaaaaagaaaaaaagtaccaATACCCAAACAAAGCCTTAGCAGCCAAAAAAACCACAACTccaccaaaaaccaaaatccaCAGTAAGAGAGAGATAGTGAGAAATGGAAcaagtagaagaagaaggaaaatggGAATCAAAATTCCCAGCATTTCCGTACAAGCCGTACTCTATCCAGATCGACTTCATGAACTCCCTCTACCATTCTCTCAACAAAGGCGGCGTCTCCATGCTCGAAAGCCCCactggtctctctctctctctcactctcatccTATATATCTTAGCATTAATAAAACATGTATTATCTGTTTGTTTGCTGAGAAAACCGagtaaaacaaatgaaaataagatttgggttttgtttactTTATCTTTCTGAGGTTGTTTTTTGTTAGCATAATGTAGAGAATGTGAAATTAGCTACCCACAAAGAAATTATGTGCTCCCCACTAATAATCACATAAAATAATGCTACCCCATtgataatttattgaaaaataataaggaaaaactttaaaaataaaagctttattctgtcaatttttgttttggtccATGAAGTTGAAGACTAAACTATGATGTTTTGTAGCATTTGGGTTAGTTGAGTGAAGTGTTAATTTTGTATGCTGTGCTAAATTTGAATTATAGAATTCTAAAGGAATCATTTCTTTCGTTGGCTTATgtatgaaatatttttgttgcaataggGACTGGTAAAACATTAAGTATCATCTGTAGTGCTTTGCAATGGGTGGTTGACCGAAGGCAACAACAGAAATCAGAAAAAGAAGGTGATTCTGGTAAGAATCGGGACGATGAGCGTGGCTCAGATGATGAGCCTGATTGGATGAAAGGCTTTGTTGTGAACAAAGATGGCCAAGGTcaggagaagaagaataagacAAAGAAATATGGTGTTGGATTTGGAAAACCTGATAAGAGAGGGAATCAGGAAAGTTGTAGGGACTTGTTCTCGCAGAGGATGGAGGGGGAAGATTTAGTTAcaaagaaagagggagagaatttgcaaaagaaaaatgatgcaGTGGAGTTGAGTGATGAGGAGTTTTTGTTGGAAGATTATGAAAGTGATGAGGAAGGGTCTGGTGGGAAGTCAAAGAGGAAGGCTGGTGGGGGGTCTCTTAGTTTATCAAGTGATggggaagaggaagaagatcaCTCTgatgaggaagaggaggagaagTTGAAGGTTTATTTTTGTAGTCGAACACATTCACAGCTTTCACAGTTCATAAAGGAGTTAAGAAAGACAGAATTCGCTAATGAGATGCAGGTTGTGTGTTTGGGTTCTAGGAAAAATTTCTGCATCAATAAAGGTTAGGTTAATTCTTATTGAGTTTCTTTTTTGGGAATTGTGTTAgagattacaattttttaatgtgACATGTATTTCAGAGGTATTAAAACTTGGAAACTCCAATCGAATTAATGAGCGGTGCTTGGAGCTtcaaaagaacaacaaaaaagagGTTTCCAAGATCAAGGTACCAAAATTTCTTATATCATTCCCATTACTTAAATTTGAtgaatattttttggtttggtttcctggaaACTTCTCTAATTGTGAGGATTGAAATATTCTATATGCATAATATGAGGCTCATTTTCTCTATAACTATGCTTGTGCCATCTTTTTAGTTCTTGTTTCAGTGACTTATTTAGTTATTTCTGAAGAGCAACTCTTTCACAGTTTCAGCTGTTTAAGTTGTTAAGGCATGTTCGTAAATGGTAGACTTTTCAGATGTTACAGCAAAGGATTCCAGAGGAAATGAATACCATGGAACCCATCATTTTTCCATGTTAATCGCTCTCATAGTATAGGTTTGTGGAGTATTACTGATTCTATACGTCACACTTATTTCACTGTACTTCCACAATTAAAATTGAAGtctctccttttatttttgtaaggAACTACTTCCTTCCCTTAAAACAGCCAAGTTCCTCATTGACATTTTATATGCATGCCATGCCATTTTCAAAGGAAAATTTTACCATGATTAAATCTAACTGTACCATTCTTCCTCTTTTATCTGGGATCTGGCTCTTCAGTGCAGGGTATACTTTTTGTGTTGAGAATGTGAACCCATCCTGCACAGCTGGCTAACTAAAATATGATCATGGTGACATTATCATACATCCATAATAATTGATCTGTTTCATGGGATAGTTGACCATATAGGAGGACACAGCATTCTAATAGTTGCATATTTTGTTTCCATGTAAAATGGGAAAATGTAGTTAGACACTTAGACTTCATCAATTCATGTAATTATGGAGCTAATAGCTTGACCAATTCATGGGATGCCCCTGTGCTTACTTGACCATATACAAGCATTTTTACCTCATTCTGTTTAAATGAATAGATGCTAGCATGTGCTGGTGAGCCAAGAGTCTTTCTCTTGACTGATGGAAGTATCAATTTCAGAACTTAGGTGCAGGAGGAAGAATACGCAGGACCAAGGCCTGTTCTGGATGCCCAATGCTTAGAAAACCTAAATTACAAAGACAATTCAGAGGTGAGATATCTCAACAAGGAGCCTTGGATATTGAAGATCTTGTTAACCTTGGAAGAAATATGGGAACTTGTCCATATTATGGCTCCCGAAGCATGGTCCCTGCAGCTGATCTTGTGATTCTACCCTATCAATCTCTTCTATCAAAATCATCCCGCGAATCACTTGGCTTAAATTTGAagaataatattgttataatagATGAGGCTCACAATCTAGCTGATTCACTCATCAGCATGTATGACTCAAAAATTAGTTTGTTACAGGTAAACAAGTCATTTACCACATTTTTATCTTACTACTATTAATGGTTCTTAAAAGCTGGTATTTGGATTTGTGAATGTGGTTCAGCTGCTCTTTGAGCATTGTTCTGAACTCCCTTGGGAACAAATTCAGTTGAACCAATGATAGACAAATGACAATCTTTGGCTAATGTATTTGGACCAAGGGTCCATTTGTTGGCACTAAAGTGAAAAGTGATTTTAGGTCCCAGAAAGTATGGAAAAAATGTCAAATGGTACTAATTGCaagagattatatatatatatagacacataATAAATGGCACCAATCGCCTTTTACAATTGTTTTCCCACACTCACTTTCAACTTAAATGGGTAGGCCCCTACCTTCAAATCACATTTTGAAGGCCAGAAAGATGCAAACAAATGCCTACCAAATGGCATCAGCCCCACCCCCTCCCACCAGTAGATAAAGGGCAGAGTGTGGAATATCATGGGTTCAACCCTATACTGTTCTAAGTGGTTCTTACCTACAAAAGCTATTAAAAGAACGGGAGACTGATGATAACCTTAGAGTTCCTAGTCTTCACTTAGTGTACTTTGAGGTTAGAAACTTTTATTGTGCTAAAAATTTAAGCTTTTATGATGGTATTGTAGATGgtggctattaattttttaattgtatattgaaatgtttaATTTTCTACAGTTGGAAAATGTACATTCCCACATAGGGAGGTACTTTGAGAGATTTCGCAATCTCTTGGGACCTGGTAATCGTAGATATATCCAAACCCTGATGGTCCTTACTCAGGCTCTCCTCCGAAGTTTACTTGAGGGTACAAGTGTAGATCTTCCTCAAACTTCTGGAGCAAATGGTGTCTTCTATGTTTCAATGGCCATTaatgattttctattttcactCAATATAGACAACATCAACTTGGTGAAATTGgtccagtatataaaggaaagcAACATCATCCACAAGGTGAGTTCTTCTATTTATGTGTGTAACAGTGTgccatataattttttcttgcTTGCTCTTTCCCTGTTTTTGAGGTAAAAATATTCTTTGTTTGCCAGGTCAGCAGTTATGGGGATAAAATGGCTAGCTTGCAAAAAAGTTCAGCACACTATGACACTAGGGAATTTAGTGAGGAGGAAAGCACTCTGTCAGGTTTCCGGGCATTATCTGATATGTTGCAATCACTTACAAACAATAATGGTGATGGAAGGATTATTGTCTCAAGGTCTCAACCAACATGCTCAGGACAAAAAGGAGGATACATAAAATATGTTATGCTCACTGGTGAAAAGATCTTTTCTGAGGTTCTCCAGAAATTGCTTATTTTGACATGCATGGATTATGCTTTGCTTAGATTTATTGCCCCTATATTGATAATTTCATCTGAACTTCCTGCAGATTGTGGACCAAGCACATGCTGTTCTACTGGCAGGAGGAACTCTGCAACCTGTAGAAGAAACAAGGGAGCGACTCTTCCCATGGCTACCACCAAATCAGTTGCATTTCTTTACATGTAGTCACATTGTCCCTCCTGAGAGTATTTTGCCAGTTGCAGTTTCCCGTGGCCCTTCTGGTCAGTCTTTTGATTTTAGCTACAGCTCTAGAAGCTCGTCAATCATGGTGAGTGTAAAGATTCATTCATAATTCTTTATAGAAATTTCTGTCTTCTATCACTGTTAGTGATCTAATTGATTATTTTCTCATTAACTTGAAGAATGTGCAGTCCTGTTCATGGATTGAATATTTTTGTGTCGAGAAATTTAACGTTCTTTTTCAGTCTTAATTAAATGCTTGGTTCAAGTCAATTGAAAGAAACACTAATTATTTTCTTCTACATTTATTTTCCCTAGAAACTACTGTGTATGATGATTGACTATGCTTTGTTAATGGGCTTGAATTTACAGATCCAGGAGCTAGGGCTTTTGCTTTGCAATTTGGTAACAGTGGTTCCTGAAGGAATCGTTGtgttcttctcttcttttgatTATGAAGGACAGGTCCATGATGCATGGAAGGCTTCAGGCATCATGGAAAGGATTATGAAGAAGAAACGTTTATTTAGGGAGCCTAGAAAAAGTATGGATGTGGAATCTGTTCTTAAGGAATACAAGGAAACGATTAATACATTGTCTATTGGGgattcaaaagaaaatccaGCCTCTCAGAGTGGTGCAATACTCCTTGCTGTTGTTGGTGGAAAGATATCAGAAGGTATCAACTTAAGTGATGGAATGGGCCGATGTATAGTTATGGTTGGCCTGCCCTATCCTAGCCCATCTGATATTGAGTTGATTGAGAGGGTGAAGCATATTGAAGGTCTGGGAACTTCAAATCCCATGAAACCTCCCAAATTTTCAGTCACTGAAGAAGCTTACAATGGAGATGTAAAGGCTGGGTTTGACATCCTAAGAAGTTGCAGGCGCAGAGGAAAAGAATACTATGAAAATCTTTGCATGAAAGCTGTAAATCAATCAATTGGTGCGTGATAACTACCATATGCTATCTTTAAAAGACCTTATTATGCAAGCCTGGTAAATCATATTGTTAGTTCACTGGGACATTATGTAATGTCCAAAATCCAGTGAGATGTAACCAAGCTCCAGGTTCCATGGTTCATAATGGTAGAACTTCCAAATGTGGTTCTCCATAGTGTCTTTAGATTCTATATAGAACTAGCAATGTGTATAATCCGTGGTCCATGGAGATACTTTGATAGTCTGTCCAGATGTCAGGAATCAATTctgagtttttactttttcctgTATTGTGCGTGCATATTGTGCATtgaaggtttttattttttggtcacCCATGTATGCATGTCTAGAGGGTTTTATGTTGAATTTTCCTTGATACCCTTACATGTTTTGTTTCAGGTAGAGCAATTCGGCATGTAAATGACTATGCAGCAATTTTGTTGGTTGACGCTCGGTATTCATCTGATCCATCAAACAGAAGCTTATCTCACCCAACTAACAAGCTCCCACAATGGATAAAAAATCGTCTAGTTTCTTCTACTGATAGCTATGGTGAAGTTCATAGACTGTTGCATCAGTTCTTCAGATTCAACAAGAAGAGAGGAAGTCAGTAGAATATTATTTAAGTTGCTAGGACTGAAGAGAGAATGCATTGCACTTatcacgagagagagagagagagaatgcatTGCATTATACTTAAgttggcaattttttttaaagcaatccATCTACTTTTACCTGTATGTTCTCCTAAGTTGGGTGGGTCCAGAGCAGTTCTTGGAAGAAAGTAGGACAGAGCTGACAGACACAAAATAAAGTGGCTGAGCAGCCGTGATATGGACACTTGGCTAAACTGAATGATTGAAAATAGTATACTAGCATTGATGAATTCCAATCTTGTTATAGAAGATGATTTTTGGTTATACTTCATAGTGTACTTTAGATCTGTATTTCTTGTCCCTCATTTGTAATtatgacaattttattttaataattgaattgatacagaataattttttaatttcaaaattgttttccaAGCTATGAGAATTATTAGTGGGTCAGATGCTCATTTTCTGTAACACTTAAATCTGGGTCTGGACATGTGTGTCTATGTGTTTCTTCtccttttgggttttctttctccATTTCTCTGCTCACTAGCTAGTAGCTAACTTGGAACCGAAAGGTGCTGCTCACTAATTAGTTTTCATTGTAAAGAGATTACTAAGCTGTATTGGGCCGCATTTGGTACGCAATACTGGAGTTCCAATTTTATCCACAGATTACACCAATCACTTCTCTTGAACCACTAGAGACGTTTATTTGGTTGTTACTATAATTTATTACATATAAAACTTAGATTATCTAATATGTTACCATCGTAACAGGTCTAGCGCACTAGAGTATTGGACGAAAGCTTTTACCCTTTGCAATGAATTTGACTTAGGTCCAATGCTTTAGTGCATTGAACCCGTTGCAATGGCAACATATGACCAAAAGTGGACATATGTCATCATTGCAACAAGTCTAGTACACTAGAGTATTGGACTCAAGCTTTACTTTTATCAAAAGACTTGGCTTGAGTCTAGTGCATGACAACACATTACCAAAAGTGCACGTGTCACCATCACAGCAGGTCCAATGCACGTGGACCCAAGTTTTGCTCCCTTCCCAAGCACCATGACAGTTGACAACAGTCATGTCATGAACTCTTTTCAGGGTTTGAGTTTGCTTGCAGCTCTTAGAAGGCAGGGCTATAATTGAACTTAGTTAACTCAACAGTTACTTGCCAAATCTATgcaagtgaaacaaaatttgttttttcctttagTGTATGAGGTTGATGGGAGGATTTTAAGTTTTAACGTTGCAACATTGAGAAGGTGACTTAACTGCAGCACAGGAAACGAAATGCACTTTAATGACGTATCCTGAAATCAAAGAGCTCTAATACCAGCCTCATTAAAGATTGGAGAACATAAAGCGCTTTTTGTAAATGCAGTGAGGAATTTACACCGACGACACCTATAATTGATGTCGAAATGcaagaagattattatttagtattatttatgtttataagtcaattgtttttttatgttttaggtcctattAATTTATTgagctattagtattttaatttggaaacaatattattttttgtaataaggcaattagggtttcctaaccaattagaactagggtttatcaatcctttataagcaacctattgtactcaTTGAAAaaatagttgatattttgatgaatgaaaaaaatggttgtttggtctttctttggtctAGTGCTAACTCCAGGTTTACCTTAAGTGCTGACTCTTAGTAATTTCCTCGCTTGGTGCTAACTCCTAGCAAAGCATAAGTGCTAACTCTAGG encodes:
- the LOC115992336 gene encoding ATP-dependent DNA helicase DDX11 — its product is MEQVEEEGKWESKFPAFPYKPYSIQIDFMNSLYHSLNKGGVSMLESPTGTGKTLSIICSALQWVVDRRQQQKSEKEGDSGKNRDDERGSDDEPDWMKGFVVNKDGQGQEKKNKTKKYGVGFGKPDKRGNQESCRDLFSQRMEGEDLVTKKEGENLQKKNDAVELSDEEFLLEDYESDEEGSGGKSKRKAGGGSLSLSSDGEEEEDHSDEEEEEKLKVYFCSRTHSQLSQFIKELRKTEFANEMQVVCLGSRKNFCINKEVLKLGNSNRINERCLELQKNNKKEVSKIKNLGAGGRIRRTKACSGCPMLRKPKLQRQFRGEISQQGALDIEDLVNLGRNMGTCPYYGSRSMVPAADLVILPYQSLLSKSSRESLGLNLKNNIVIIDEAHNLADSLISMYDSKISLLQLENVHSHIGRYFERFRNLLGPGNRRYIQTLMVLTQALLRSLLEGTSVDLPQTSGANGVFYVSMAINDFLFSLNIDNINLVKLVQYIKESNIIHKVSSYGDKMASLQKSSAHYDTREFSEEESTLSGFRALSDMLQSLTNNNGDGRIIVSRSQPTCSGQKGGYIKYVMLTGEKIFSEIVDQAHAVLLAGGTLQPVEETRERLFPWLPPNQLHFFTCSHIVPPESILPVAVSRGPSGQSFDFSYSSRSSSIMIQELGLLLCNLVTVVPEGIVVFFSSFDYEGQVHDAWKASGIMERIMKKKRLFREPRKSMDVESVLKEYKETINTLSIGDSKENPASQSGAILLAVVGGKISEGINLSDGMGRCIVMVGLPYPSPSDIELIERVKHIEGLGTSNPMKPPKFSVTEEAYNGDVKAGFDILRSCRRRGKEYYENLCMKAVNQSIGRAIRHVNDYAAILLVDARYSSDPSNRSLSHPTNKLPQWIKNRLVSSTDSYGEVHRLLHQFFRFNKKRGSQ